A stretch of Brassica napus cultivar Da-Ae chromosome C6, Da-Ae, whole genome shotgun sequence DNA encodes these proteins:
- the LOC106403940 gene encoding COP1-interactive protein 1-like: MEEAKEEVEKKVTTLLKYIQNKNKIPNVAKKELVGIVNDLHEQCQLLYSLYHHDLESGGRKGKPGAAAAASSSRSSSDLDYFSSEETEISTGNVSETLSSDYAAMLRKIQETESTNEDLKRQVSSLKQEMEQAGNVIGKRNEDRNHLMTKGEVALLRNQKDELASKLKKKTDEASEIHMKLKRLEGEKEKRAKAELKNVEEKEALRNKVQKLDHLREENHKMHARIADLDSLQKERQMKNIDEIEDKSKKQEDTIHRLSMEIKDRKKLVKEQKDVIDKFSEDQKLMKRWSIGSKLNTNLLERKMEELSEDFQMKMEDRIRILYRRIHVAEQIHLESKNNYMNTQTQGNRGDYTVSETQFEKIKEMVDNGLAGPEMIVKKLEEGDELTTKVTRLAKEIDSARKWVYEKNSKMKHEVETLEAKLECSEAQETLLKEKLSKLEGKLGEEGTGKMSVEKAMRRIKKLEINVKERDVELMCLGEEKREAIRQLCVLVDYQRCRYDDLKTSICKVALQA, encoded by the exons atggagGAGGCAAAAGAAG aagtggagaagaaggttaCTACACTCTTGAAGTAtatccaaaacaaaaacaagatccCAAATGTTGCCAAGAAGGAGCTTGTTGGGATCGTCAACGACCTTCACGAGCAGTGTCAGCTGCTTTACTCTTTATATCATCATGATTTGGAGAGTGGTGGAAGAAAAGGAAAACCGggtgctgctgctgctgcttcttCATCGAGGTCTAGTTCGGACTTGGATTACTTTTCTTCAGAGGAAACAGAGATCAGCACCGGTAATGTTAGTGAAACATTGAGCTCAGATTATGCGGCGATGCTCAGAAAGATACAAGAGACAGAGTCAACAAATGAAGATTTGAAGAGACAGGTGAGCAGTCTGAAACAGGAAATGGAACAGGCGGGTAATGTCATAGGCAAGAGAAACGAGGACAGGAACCATTTGATGACAAAAGGTGAAGTTGCATTGTTGCGTAACCAGAAGGATGAATTAGCATCGAAGCTGAAGAAGAAAACCGATGAAGCTTCGGAGATACATATGAAACTGAAGCGTTTGGAGGGAGAAAAAGAGAAGCGAGCTAAGGCCGAGCTGAAGAATGTTGAAGAAAAGGAAGCTTTGAGGAACAAAGTTCAGAAACTTGACCATCTTAGGGAAGAGAATCACAAGATGCATGCAAGAATTGCCGATCTTGATTCATTACAAAAAGAGAGACAGATGAAAAACATTGATGAAATTGAAGATAAGAGTAAGAAACAAGAAGATACCATACACCG GCTATCAATGGAGATCAAGGACCGAAAGAAACTTGTTAAAGAACAGAAAGACGTTATTGACAAGTTCTCAGAGGATCAGAAGCTAATGAAACGTTGGTCAATTGGTTCAAAGCTGAATACCAATCTTCTCGAGAGGAAAATGGAGGAATTATCTGAAGATTTCCAGATGAAAATGGAAGATCGCATCCGGATACTGTACAGGAGGATCCATGTAGCCGAACAAATACACTTGGAAAGCAAGAACAACTATATGAACACACAAACACAAGGAAACAGAGGAGATTACACTGTCTCTGAAACCCAATTCGAGAAAATCAAAGAAATGGTGGATAATGGGCTTGCTGGACCAGAGATGATAGTAAAAAAGCTTGAAGAAGGCGATGAATTAACGACCAAAGTCACAAGATTAGCTAAAGAGATTGATTCAGCTAGAAAGTGGGTGTATGAGAAGAACAGCAAGATGAAGCATGAGGTGGAAACTCTGGAAGCAAAGCTAGAGTGcagtgaagcacaagaaacTCTGCTAAAGGAGAAGCTATCGAAACTAGAGGGGAAGCTTGGAGAGGAAGGAACAGGGAAGATGAGTGTAGAAAAGGCTATGAGAAGAATCAAAAAGCTTGAGATTAATGTGAAGGAGAGAGATGTTGAGTTGATGTGCTtgggagaagagaagagagaagccATAAGGCAACTCTGTGTCTTGGTTGATTATCAACGTTGTCGATATGATGATCTCAAAACATCCATTTGTAAGGTTGCCCTTCAAGCAtaa
- the LOC111198348 gene encoding crooked neck-like protein 1 has product MMNKTYNTFHKQLHFLPEIYRKCGYTKFSELMVALMLAEKNNELLIKNHNSRPTGAKAFPEVNATAVENSERRNQSNRGYGRRFNNKREKTYNPKWKGSNKWVRSEQVSKGKETQEDTTQKRGTVCYRCGCKGHWSRTCRTPLHLCKLYQESKKSKAKEVNLTENFEGTNFGNLGDVSVVQSKLPKKLKKRKPITREDGSTEYEEYIDYLYPEESQTTNLKILEAAYKWKKQKLATSEEEYD; this is encoded by the exons atgatgaataaaacatataacactttccacaaacagcttcacttcttgcccgaaatttacagaaaatgcgggtacacgaaattttctgaattgatggttgcgctcatgttggctgaaaagaacaatgagctcttaatcaaaaaccacaattcccgacctacgggagccaaagcattccctgaagtgaatgctacggcggtagaaaATTCAGAAAGAAGGAACCAGTCCAATCGAGGTTATGGTCGCCGTTTCAATAATAAACGTGAAAAAACTTACAATCCCAAATGGAAGGGATCTAACAAGTGGGTTAGATCCGAACAAGTTTCTAAGGGTAAAGAAACTCAAGAGGATACCACCCAGAAGCGTGGGACAgtgtgttacagatgtggatgtaaaggacattggtcccgtacctgtcgtactcctctacatctctgtaagttatatcaagagtccaaGAAAAGCAAAGCTAAAGAAGTGAACCTCACTGAAAACTTTGAAGGGACTAACTTTGGTAATCTCGGGGACGTGAGTGTTGTACAATCTAAGCTCCCGAAGAAGCTCAAGAAGAGAAAGCCGATCACAAGAGAAGATGGCTCTACAGA GTATGAAGAGTACATTGACTATCTATATCCAGAAGAATCACAGACAACGAACCTCAAGATTCTTGAAGCTGCTTACAAATGGAAGAAGCAGAAGCTTGCTACTTCTGAGGAGGAGTACGATTAA
- the LOC106403941 gene encoding uncharacterized protein LOC106403941 encodes MENVEKLQFPVLDITGTNYISWVTNVELHLESLGLSQTVKENNTSTPQEKAKSVIFLRRHLDESIIYDYANMRDPKELWKSLKDRFDHQKDITLPLARDEWQSLRFQDFDKVMNYNSAVLGIVAKLRYCGETITESQMLEKTYTTFHKSHITLQQQYRLRGYNKFSELIVALLIAEKNNELLIKNHMTRPTGSKPFPEANALDAKKPLKENNTFRARGRQNYRGR; translated from the coding sequence atggaAAACGTAGAGAAGCTCCAATTTCCAGTTTTAGACATCACTGGTACCAACTACATTTCATGGGTTACAAATGTTGAACTTCATCTTGAATCTCTTGGTCTATCCCAGACCGTTAAAGAGAATAATACTTCAACTCCTCAAGAAAAGGCTAAATCGGTGATCTTCCTTAGAAGACACCTTGATGAAAGTATTATTTATGACTATGCCAACATGAGAGACCCTAAAGAGCTATGGAAGTCTCTGAAAGATCGTTTTGATCATCAGAAAGACATAACACTTCCACTTGCTCGGGATGAATGGCAGAGTCTGAGATTTCAAGATTTCGACAAAGTGATGAATTACAATTCTGCTGTGTTAGGAATTGTGGCTAAATTGAGATACTGTGGTGAAACGATCACCGAATCTCAAATGCTTGAGAAGACATACACCACATTCCACAAGAGCCACATCACCCTGCAACAACAGTACAGGTTGCGGGGATATAACAAATTTTCAGAATTGATTGTAGCTCTTCTCATAGCAGAAAAGAACAATGAGCTTCTGATCAAGAATCACATGACCCGTCCAACTGGTTCTAAACCGTTTCCTGAAGCAAACGCATTAGATGCGAAGAAACCACTAAAGGAAAATAATACCTTTCGGGCTCGCGGTCGTCAAAACTACCGTGGACGATGA